In a genomic window of Flavobacteriales bacterium:
- a CDS encoding membrane protease subunit, stomatin/prohibitin, with amino-acid sequence MFGIKYISFDAMTHVIHYKNGKVVQEGRGLSFFYFEPSSSIAAIPLGSNDLPFIFAETTLDHQSVTIQGQVSYKVASAKQLAELLDFTVDGRGVYKKNDLEKLNQRIINEAQTAMASFIHGIGLKDAIRSAKAIEEQISNGITKAKAVTSLGIEVLAVSVLAVKASSEMARALETETRERLQQEADQAIYERRNFAVEQERKIKESELNTEIAVEQKKKQIAEKVMESDVQKAENDRKLREMKVQADIAVEGQRKLLIDQKSDNERKEADSQGYAIETMLKPYKDIDWRILTALKNDGDPRSSIALAFRELAENAGKVGNLNISPDLLERLLEERQGK; translated from the coding sequence ATGTTCGGTATCAAGTACATCAGCTTTGATGCGATGACGCATGTCATCCACTACAAGAACGGCAAGGTGGTGCAGGAAGGAAGGGGTTTGTCCTTCTTCTACTTCGAACCCAGTAGTTCCATTGCGGCGATCCCTCTCGGCAGCAATGACCTGCCCTTCATTTTCGCTGAGACCACCCTCGACCACCAGAGTGTGACCATACAAGGACAGGTGAGCTACAAAGTTGCCAGTGCGAAGCAACTGGCCGAGCTATTGGATTTCACCGTCGATGGTCGCGGAGTGTACAAGAAGAACGACCTGGAAAAGCTCAATCAACGGATCATCAATGAGGCACAGACGGCCATGGCCTCCTTCATCCATGGCATCGGACTGAAGGATGCCATCCGTTCCGCCAAGGCCATCGAGGAGCAGATCAGCAATGGCATAACCAAGGCGAAGGCCGTGACTTCATTGGGTATCGAGGTGCTTGCCGTGAGCGTGCTGGCGGTGAAGGCTTCCTCCGAGATGGCGCGCGCGCTGGAGACCGAAACGCGCGAGCGACTCCAACAGGAGGCCGATCAGGCCATCTATGAGCGGCGCAACTTCGCTGTCGAGCAGGAACGGAAGATCAAGGAGAGCGAGTTGAACACCGAGATCGCGGTTGAACAGAAGAAGAAGCAGATCGCGGAGAAGGTCATGGAAAGCGACGTGCAGAAGGCCGAGAACGACCGCAAGCTCCGTGAGATGAAGGTGCAGGCCGACATTGCGGTGGAGGGGCAGCGCAAGCTCCTCATCGATCAGAAGAGCGACAATGAGCGCAAGGAAGCGGATTCGCAGGGCTATGCCATCGAGACCATGCTGAAGCCTTACAAGGACATCGATTGGCGGATATTGACGGCTTTGAAGAACGACGGGGACCCTCGTTCAAGCATAGCCTTGGCGTTCCGTGAGCTTGCCGAGAACGCTGGGAAGGTGGGGAACCTCAACATCAGCCCCGACCTGTTGGAACGATTACTGGAGGAGCGCCAGGGCAAGTGA
- a CDS encoding NAD(+)/NADH kinase, whose protein sequence is MGVEYAIIIKGRTRLESLIDRFNTRLQAKFYIERSGGNFEDYEQEHDTFHQALDVVQRGLGRVLKNKLVERSFLPAFIFSDDQVVITIGQDGLLANAAKYVGGRPIIGVNPDPSRYDGVLLPYDSGTFLDAVAQVVSGSYETRTAPLAQAALNDGQRLLAFNDLFIGISDHTSARYRISFKGVTEEQSSSGILVSTSAGSTGWLSSVFNMANGIIRSSDGEQRKRRPKKLGAEELFFVVREPFLSQRTKVDLTLGSLNPKVTLQVESLMPDRGVIFSDGIASDHLRFNSGSIATIGLAKEKVRLVVPKD, encoded by the coding sequence ATGGGGGTCGAGTATGCGATCATCATCAAGGGCCGCACACGACTGGAGTCGCTCATCGATCGCTTCAACACGCGCCTTCAGGCGAAGTTCTACATAGAACGTTCCGGCGGCAACTTCGAGGATTACGAGCAGGAACACGACACGTTCCACCAAGCGCTGGATGTCGTGCAGCGAGGGCTTGGACGGGTTTTGAAGAACAAGCTCGTCGAGCGGTCCTTCTTGCCGGCTTTCATCTTCAGCGATGACCAGGTGGTGATCACGATAGGGCAGGACGGGCTGCTCGCCAATGCGGCGAAATACGTGGGTGGTCGTCCGATCATCGGCGTCAATCCCGATCCTTCGCGTTACGATGGTGTGTTGCTGCCGTACGACAGCGGTACCTTCCTCGATGCGGTGGCCCAGGTTGTTTCCGGGTCGTACGAGACCCGGACGGCGCCGCTCGCGCAAGCCGCATTGAACGATGGACAACGCTTGTTGGCCTTCAACGATCTTTTCATCGGGATCAGCGACCACACATCGGCGCGCTACCGTATCTCCTTCAAAGGCGTTACGGAGGAGCAATCCTCCTCGGGCATCCTCGTCTCGACCTCTGCAGGCAGCACGGGCTGGCTCAGTTCGGTGTTCAACATGGCCAATGGCATCATTCGCTCTTCCGACGGGGAGCAGCGGAAAAGACGGCCCAAGAAATTAGGCGCAGAGGAGCTGTTCTTCGTGGTGCGCGAACCCTTCCTTAGCCAACGTACCAAAGTCGACCTCACACTGGGCTCGCTCAACCCCAAGGTCACCCTGCAAGTGGAATCGCTCATGCCTGATCGCGGTGTCATCTTCTCCGATGGCATTGCCAGCGATCATTTGAGGTTCAATTCGGGATCGATCGCCACGATCGGCCTTGCAAAGGAGAAGGTGCGATTGGTGGTGCCAAAGGATTGA
- a CDS encoding alpha/beta hydrolase, translated as MNCSLFALLAHGMLSIAAATAQEAVPLVLGEKRVLHSAALGEERVLHIRLPMDYSPDSAARYPVIYVLDGGLDEDFVHLAGLVDFASMPWIAWLPPSIVVGVVNTDRKRDFTHPTTIAKDKEQFPTTGGSANFIHFLGDELIPFIDSAYRTTGERTLIGQSLGGLLATEVLMERPELFTRYVVVSPSLWWDNGSVLAREAAFMNQPASAPKQVWVGVGKEGKVMVQGAKRLARLLRGNPEIQVRVHVMPRHDHGNILHQAVLDAVRWMKQGD; from the coding sequence ATGAATTGTTCACTGTTCGCCCTGCTCGCGCATGGCATGCTTTCAATCGCTGCTGCGACTGCGCAGGAGGCGGTGCCGCTGGTGCTTGGTGAGAAGCGCGTGCTGCATTCGGCGGCGCTGGGCGAGGAGCGCGTGCTGCACATCAGGCTTCCCATGGATTACTCGCCGGACAGTGCTGCCCGGTATCCCGTGATCTACGTGCTCGATGGCGGGCTCGACGAGGATTTCGTCCATCTGGCTGGGCTGGTCGATTTCGCCAGCATGCCCTGGATCGCGTGGCTCCCGCCGAGCATCGTCGTTGGGGTCGTCAACACCGACCGGAAGCGCGACTTCACGCACCCCACCACCATCGCGAAGGACAAGGAGCAGTTCCCGACCACCGGGGGCTCGGCGAACTTCATCCACTTCCTCGGTGATGAGTTGATCCCATTCATCGATTCGGCGTATCGCACCACAGGTGAGCGCACGTTGATCGGCCAATCGCTGGGCGGGCTGCTGGCAACGGAGGTGCTCATGGAGCGGCCGGAGCTCTTCACGCGTTACGTGGTGGTGAGCCCGAGCCTTTGGTGGGACAATGGATCGGTGCTGGCCCGCGAGGCCGCATTCATGAATCAACCGGCTTCCGCGCCCAAACAGGTATGGGTCGGCGTGGGGAAGGAGGGGAAGGTGATGGTGCAAGGAGCGAAGAGGCTGGCCCGTCTGCTTCGAGGGAACCCGGAGATCCAGGTGCGGGTGCATGTGATGCCTCGCCACGATCATGGCAACATCCTGCATCAAGCCGTGCTTGATGCCGTGCGTTGGATGAAGCAGGGCGATTGA
- the ppsA gene encoding phosphoenolpyruvate synthase encodes MTDTAYLKWLHEVELSDIPTVGGKNASLGEMIQNLGKLGVKVPGGFVVTVASYEAFIEFNGLDARIRELIDKMDPEDVESIRRAGLAVRALVKNGKFPEAISNDIVARYLEMSKQYGQDATDVAVRSSATAEDLPDASFAGQQETYLNVRGPEELLVAVRNCFASLFTDRAIVYRHNLGYDHFNIGLSVGVQKMVRSDLASSGVAFSLDTESGFKDVVLVNGSYGLGEMVVQGSVSPDEFLVFKPTLNEGFSSIIEKKLGNKDRKMIYGVEPGEPVLVVPVERPMRNRFCLTDEQALELARSVVAIENYYSAKKGAWCPMDVEWAVDGLSKQLFILQARPETIHSRGDSDKVVDYKLKPKGDERIIAKGIAIGAKVGTGKVRIMYSLDGRGGGTDGKDFQKGDVLVTDMTDPDWEPIMKKAAAIVTNKGGRTCHAAIVAREMGVPAIVGCGDATEKVENGDEITISCCEGDTGVIYAGHVPYITEETLLSAIPKVRTPIMLNVASPDMAFKFAGLPNAGVGLAREEFIINNYICAHPLALLQHKELGDVALSGRISYLINGYEDEETFFVKKLSYGIAKIASAFYPNKVIVRFSDFKSNEYKNLLGGEHFEPNEENPMIGWRGASRYYSEAYKEAFGMECKAIKRVREKMGLKNVVVMVPFCRTVTELKKVAVVMKQNGLERGKEGLEVYLMAEIPSNIIMADEFAQYIDGFSIGSNDLTQLTLGLDRDSSLVAHLYDERNEAVKRMLRMLITSAKKTKTKVGICGQGPSDFPDFAQFLVELGIDSISVTPDSLLRTIKAIAEVEAKVPGGNGVKAEA; translated from the coding sequence ATGACCGACACCGCTTACCTCAAATGGCTCCACGAAGTCGAACTCTCCGACATCCCCACCGTGGGCGGCAAGAACGCCAGCCTCGGGGAGATGATCCAGAACCTGGGCAAGCTGGGCGTGAAGGTGCCCGGCGGATTCGTGGTCACCGTGGCCAGCTATGAGGCCTTCATCGAATTCAATGGGCTCGATGCCCGGATCCGCGAGCTGATCGACAAGATGGACCCGGAGGATGTGGAGAGCATCCGCCGCGCGGGCCTCGCTGTGCGCGCCCTGGTGAAGAACGGCAAGTTCCCGGAGGCGATCAGCAACGACATCGTGGCGCGCTACCTCGAGATGAGCAAGCAGTACGGGCAGGATGCCACCGATGTGGCCGTGCGCTCATCCGCGACCGCGGAAGACCTGCCCGACGCCTCGTTCGCCGGGCAGCAGGAGACCTACTTGAACGTGCGCGGTCCGGAGGAACTGCTCGTGGCCGTGCGCAACTGCTTCGCCTCGCTCTTCACCGATCGCGCCATCGTGTACCGCCACAACCTGGGCTACGACCACTTCAACATCGGCCTGAGCGTGGGCGTGCAGAAGATGGTGCGCTCCGACCTGGCTTCCTCAGGCGTCGCGTTCTCGCTCGACACCGAGAGCGGCTTCAAGGACGTGGTGCTCGTCAACGGCAGCTACGGCCTGGGCGAAATGGTGGTGCAGGGCAGCGTGAGCCCCGATGAGTTCCTGGTCTTCAAGCCCACGCTCAATGAAGGCTTCAGCAGCATCATCGAGAAGAAGCTGGGCAACAAGGACCGCAAGATGATCTACGGCGTGGAGCCCGGCGAGCCGGTGCTCGTGGTCCCCGTGGAGCGCCCCATGCGCAACCGCTTCTGCCTCACGGATGAGCAGGCGTTGGAGCTTGCCAGGAGCGTGGTCGCCATCGAGAACTACTACAGCGCGAAGAAAGGCGCGTGGTGCCCCATGGACGTGGAGTGGGCGGTGGATGGCTTGAGCAAGCAGCTCTTCATCCTGCAAGCGCGGCCCGAGACCATCCACAGCCGCGGCGATTCCGACAAGGTGGTGGACTACAAGTTGAAACCGAAGGGCGACGAGCGGATCATCGCCAAGGGCATCGCGATCGGCGCGAAGGTGGGCACCGGCAAGGTGCGCATCATGTACAGCCTCGACGGACGCGGCGGCGGCACCGACGGCAAGGACTTCCAGAAGGGCGACGTGCTCGTGACCGACATGACCGATCCCGATTGGGAGCCGATCATGAAGAAGGCGGCGGCGATCGTCACCAACAAGGGCGGCCGGACCTGCCACGCCGCGATCGTGGCGCGCGAGATGGGCGTGCCCGCGATCGTGGGATGCGGCGATGCCACCGAGAAAGTGGAGAACGGCGACGAGATCACCATCAGCTGCTGCGAAGGCGACACCGGTGTGATCTACGCCGGGCATGTGCCGTACATCACCGAGGAAACGCTCTTGAGCGCCATCCCGAAAGTGCGCACGCCCATCATGCTCAACGTGGCTTCGCCCGATATGGCCTTCAAGTTCGCGGGCCTGCCGAACGCCGGCGTGGGCCTGGCGCGCGAGGAGTTCATCATCAACAACTACATCTGCGCGCATCCGCTGGCACTGCTCCAGCACAAGGAACTCGGTGATGTTGCATTGAGCGGCCGCATCAGCTACCTCATCAACGGCTATGAGGACGAGGAGACCTTCTTCGTGAAGAAGCTGAGCTACGGCATCGCCAAGATCGCCAGCGCCTTCTACCCCAACAAGGTCATCGTGCGCTTCAGCGACTTCAAGAGCAACGAGTACAAGAACCTGCTGGGCGGCGAGCACTTCGAACCCAACGAGGAGAACCCGATGATCGGCTGGCGCGGCGCTTCGCGTTACTACAGCGAAGCGTACAAGGAGGCCTTCGGCATGGAGTGCAAGGCCATCAAGCGCGTGCGCGAGAAGATGGGCCTGAAGAACGTGGTGGTGATGGTGCCCTTCTGCCGCACCGTGACCGAACTGAAGAAAGTAGCGGTGGTGATGAAGCAGAACGGACTGGAGCGCGGCAAGGAAGGCCTGGAGGTCTACCTCATGGCCGAGATCCCCAGCAACATCATCATGGCCGATGAGTTCGCACAGTACATCGATGGCTTCTCCATCGGCAGCAACGACCTCACGCAGCTCACCCTCGGCCTCGATCGCGATAGTTCGCTGGTGGCGCACCTCTATGATGAGCGCAACGAAGCGGTGAAGCGCATGCTCCGCATGCTCATCACCAGCGCCAAGAAGACCAAGACCAAGGTGGGCATCTGCGGCCAAGGGCCGAGCGACTTCCCCGACTTCGCGCAATTCCTCGTGGAACTGGGCATCGACAGCATCAGCGTCACGCCGGATTCTCTCCTGCGCACGATCAAGGCGATCGCGGAGGTGGAGGCGAAGGTGCCGGGAGGGAATGGGGTGAAGGCGGAGGCTTAG
- a CDS encoding T9SS type A sorting domain-containing protein, with amino-acid sequence MRWLALFSIVIALPLRAQVHVPLFDEPARVWTSSFSGTVTAICMDTWTTSFWLSGDTIMNDTTYQKVVSHGLYYESYINAPPNACTTSYFFNGQTRFVREFERKVYARHANASERLIYDFTAEVGDTIPFPSNAEGYQEWGVVSAIDSVEVNGTYRKRFIIPEIPGFGNGIPHVIEGIGGCTGPFNELYGQMGLSHGTHLNCVVEHGVPIYGDTFCPNYTRIENVQSAPIISIAPNPSTGQFVISGVVGPCALEVFDSRGGLLRQLLSDQIDLSDEPSGLYHLRVLGPNGRLFSSHRLVVQH; translated from the coding sequence ATGCGTTGGTTGGCCCTATTCTCCATCGTGATCGCACTTCCTCTTCGGGCGCAAGTACACGTGCCGCTATTCGATGAGCCTGCACGGGTATGGACCTCCAGCTTTAGCGGCACGGTGACCGCGATCTGCATGGATACCTGGACCACGAGCTTTTGGCTCAGTGGCGATACCATCATGAACGATACGACTTACCAGAAGGTCGTCAGCCATGGCCTTTATTACGAGTCGTACATCAATGCGCCGCCCAATGCATGCACCACCTCTTATTTCTTCAACGGTCAAACACGGTTCGTTCGAGAGTTCGAGCGAAAGGTGTACGCCCGTCATGCGAACGCTTCAGAACGACTGATCTACGACTTCACTGCTGAGGTCGGTGACACCATTCCGTTCCCGAGCAATGCGGAAGGTTACCAGGAGTGGGGTGTTGTCAGTGCGATCGATTCCGTCGAAGTGAACGGCACGTACCGAAAGCGATTCATCATCCCGGAGATCCCAGGCTTTGGCAACGGCATTCCGCATGTGATCGAAGGGATCGGCGGATGCACAGGGCCCTTCAACGAGCTGTACGGCCAGATGGGGCTTTCGCATGGCACGCACCTGAATTGCGTCGTTGAGCATGGTGTCCCCATCTACGGAGACACGTTCTGCCCGAATTACACGCGGATCGAGAATGTGCAGTCAGCACCTATCATCAGCATCGCGCCGAATCCGTCAACCGGCCAGTTCGTCATCAGCGGCGTCGTTGGGCCTTGCGCTCTGGAAGTGTTCGACAGCCGAGGCGGCTTGCTCAGGCAATTGCTGAGCGATCAGATCGACCTGAGCGACGAGCCTTCCGGCTTGTACCACTTGCGCGTACTTGGTCCGAACGGACGGCTCTTCAGCAGCCATAGGCTGGTGGTACAGCATTGA
- a CDS encoding phosphoribosylpyrophosphate synthetase, translated as MRHAYSTLSEAVNDLQRRGYTDDLMLAEHCVVCHARGVSLDPAEFEIDEFHRFEGNSDPEDQSVVYAISSKSGDVKGILVNAYGPDASSLTQEMVRKLATH; from the coding sequence ATGCGCCACGCCTACTCCACGCTCTCCGAGGCGGTGAACGACCTGCAGCGCCGCGGCTATACCGATGACCTGATGCTGGCCGAGCATTGCGTGGTGTGCCATGCGCGCGGAGTGAGCTTGGACCCTGCCGAGTTCGAGATCGATGAATTCCACCGCTTCGAGGGGAATTCCGATCCCGAGGATCAGAGCGTGGTCTACGCCATCAGCTCGAAATCGGGCGATGTCAAGGGCATCCTGGTGAATGCGTACGGCCCCGATGCCTCCAGCCTCACGCAGGAGATGGTGCGCAAGTTGGCCACGCACTGA